The following DNA comes from Arthrobacter sp. SLBN-83.
AAGGGCTGCGACTCGATGTCGCCCACGGTGCCGCCGATTTCGGTGATGATGACGTCCGGCGCGTTCTTGCCCTCGGCGGGCAGGCGCATGCGGCGCTTGATCTCATCGGTGATGTGCGGGATGACCTGAACGGTGTCCCCGAGGTACTCGCCGCGACGTTCCTTGGCAATCACGGTGGAGTACACCTGGCCGGTGGTCACGTTCGCGGAACCTTCGAGGTTCTCATCGAGGAAGCGTTCGTAGTGCCCGATGTCCAGGTCCGTCTCGGCGCCGTCGTCCGTGACGAAGACCTCACCGTGCTGGAAGGGGTTCATCGTGCCCGGATCCACGTTCAGGTAGGGATCGAGCTTCTGCATCGTGACGGACAGGCCGCGTGCCCGCAGCAGATGACCAAGGCTGGAGGCCGTCAGTCCCTTACCGAGCGAGGACGCCACACCGCCAGTGACGAAAATGTGCTTGGTCGTCTTGGAGGAGCCCGGGAACCGGGAATTTACACGGGAATTTGATCGCTGCACCACGGAATTCGAGCCTATCATCATTTACGCCTTCCCGTGGCTGCGCAGGTCAGGCCCGCTGCGGCAGCAGCTTGGCGTCATCCAGCAGCTCCCGGGCATGGGCCTGCGCCGATTCCGAGTCCTCCTGGCCGGCAAGCATCCGGGCCAGCTCACGCACCCGCTCCGGCTCATCGAGGAGGCGGACGTCACTGGAGGTGAACCCGGTGGCGGTGCCGCCGTCGGCTCCCCTGACGGAAGTCTTGGTCACCGTGATGTGCTGGTCCGCGAAAGCGGCCACCTGCGGAAGGTGGGTGACCACCAGCACCTGCACATGGCGTGCCAGCATGGCCAGCCGGCGGCCGATCTCGACGGCGGCGCGCCCACCCACGCCGGCATCCACTTCATCGAAGACGAACGTGGGGACGGGATCGACGGCGGCCAGCACCACTTCGATGGCCAGCATCACGCGGGAGAGCTCACCGCCGGACGCGCCCTTGCCCAGCGGCCGGGCCGGGGCGCCGGAATGCGGCTGCAGCAGGAAGCTGATCTCGTCCGCGCCGTAGGGGCCCAGTTGCGCAGCCGGATCGACGTTGATCACCAAAGTGGCGTCGGCCATGGCCAGGGCCTTCAGTTCGGCGCTGACCCGGGCGGAGAGGTCCTTGGCGGCCTTGGCCCGGATCTTGCTGATGGCCGCCGACTGCTTCTTCAGGTCCGCTTCAGCACGGACCACTTCCGCGTCCAGGGCCTCGATGCGGGAGGAATCGTCCTGCAGCTCGTCGAACCGGACGCGTGCCTTGTCCGCCCACTCCAGCACCTCGTCGATGGTGGGAGCATATTTGCGGACCAGCTTGGCCAGGGCGGCGCGCCGGTCCTCGATTTCGGCGAGCCGTTCCGGACCCTCAGAGTCCAGGCCCGCCTGGTAGCTGGCCAGTTCGGTGGCGATGTCGTTGAGCAGGAAGCCCACCTCGGCCAGGCGGGCGGCGGCAGACCCCAGTTCGGCGTCGTGCTCGGCTACGTGTTCAAGGGTCCGTTTGGCAGAGTCCACCAGTGTGGTGGCATCCCCGGCCTCACCGAAGTCCTCGGCGATGAGGGCCTGGTGCGCGGTGCTGGCGGCAATCCGGAGCTCCTCAACGTTCGCCAGCTTCACGGCTTCGGCCTTCAGGAGCTCGTCCTCCCCCGGCTGCGGATCCACGTCATCGATCTCCGCAAGGGCTGCCTCCAGGGATTCGGCTTCGCGGAGCCTGTCGCGGGCTGCGCTGCGGAGGCTGTCCAGTTCCGCCTGGCTGGCCTTCCACCGGCTGTAAAGGTCCTGGTAGGCGGCAAGCGGTTTGGCCAGCGCCTCCCCGGCGAACTTGTCCAGGGCTTCACGCTGCGCCGTGGCGCCCTTGAGCCGGATCTGGTCCGTCTGGCCATGCACCACCACCAGCGATTCGCCGATCTCGGCCAGAACGCCCACGGGCGCGGCACGGCCGCCAAGGAACGCCCGGCTCCGTCCGTCCGCACCCAGGCGGCGGGCGAGGATCAGCTCCGTGCCGCCGTCGAACTCCTCAGCGTCGGCGCCCGCGTCGAGGGCACGGGCGACGGCGGGATGTCCGGTGTCGAGCTTGAGCACGGCTTCGGCCGTGGCGCTTTTCGCCCCGCTGCGGACGGCCCCCGCGTCCGAGCGGGCGCCCAGCAGCAGTCCGACGGCGGTGACCACCATGGTCTTGCCGGCACCGGTTTCGCCGGTTACGACGCTCAGTCCCGGGCCGAGCGGAAGCGTTGCGTCGGTAATGACGCCCAGATCGCGGATTCTCAGTTCTTCAAGCATGGATTCACTTTGCAGTCGACGGATCGGGATCGCTGCCCGGGTTCTCAACGTGCGGCACGGGCAGCGGCGGCATGGGCCGGGGCGTCCGCACCACGGGAATGGGGCCGGTGTGCACGGCCTCGGTCTTGGGCAGCGGGCCGCGCCAGCCGTGGATGGGCAGCTCGAACTTGCGGACCAGGCGTGCCGAGAACGGGGTCTGGTGGGTGCGGGCCAGCCGGACGGGGGTGGCCGATTTGGTCACTTCCACGCGCGCGCCGGGCGGCAGGTCAACGGAGCGCCTGCCGTCGCACCACAGGACCCCCTGGGCATCCGTGCGGCCCAGCACCTCAACAGCCAGCTTGGACCGCGGCGACACGACCAGGGGCTTGGCGAAGAGCGCGTGGGCACTGATGGGCACGATTACCAGCGCCTCCACCTCCGGCCACACCACGGGTCCGCCGGCGGAGAACGCGTAGGCCGTGGAACCCGTAGGGGTGGCCAGCACAATGCCGTCCGAGCCGAAGGACGTCAGAGGACGCTCGTCCACCTCGGTCACCACTTCCAGCATCCGTTCCCGGTTGGCTTTCTCGATGGCGGCCTCGTTTAAAGCCCAGGTGTGCCAAATCTTCTGGCCGCGGACCCACACCTGCACGTCGATGGTCATGCGCTCTTCCACCGTGTACTCGCGGCTGGCGACCCACTCGACGGTCTGGGCCAGGTCCGCGCGCTCACTTTCGGCCAGGAAACCCACGTGGCCAAGGTTGACGCCGAGCAGCGGCACATCCACCTCGCGGACCAGTTCGGCGGCCCGCAGGATGGTTCCGTCGCCGCCGAGGACCATGACGAGTTCGACGTCGGGCAGCTGGACGTGGTCGTGGAGCACCTCCACCGGCTGGGCCAGATGCCCGAAGAACCGCTCCATGTCCCCCAGCTCGGACTCCTGCATTACGGGGACCATGCCCGAGGCGTGCAGCAGGGCACAGGCTTCCCAGGCGGCTTTCAACGACTCCTCGCGGCCGGTGTGGGCAAGGACCAGTACACGCCTGCTCATCAGGTTCCGCTCTCTAGTGGTTCGGCCAGATTTGTCCGAGCAACGCAGCGGCTGCTGCCTCTCGCTCTTTGATCTTAGGCAAGTCTTTGCTGATCCTGCGTTTTATCCACAGGAAGTATTCGACGTTTCCGTCCTGCCCGGGCAACGGACTGGGCGCCAGGCCGCAAAGGTCCAACCCGGCGTCGAGCGCTGCCCTGGCAACCTTTTCGACCGCCATCCGCCGCTCGCGCTCCGAGGTGACCACACCGGTGCGGCCCAGCCGGTCCTTGCCGATCTCGAATTGTGGCTTGACCATCAGCACCAGGTCGCCGCCCGGTTCGGTGCAGTCCGCCAGCGGCTGGACCACCAGGGTGAGGGAGATGAAGGACAGGTCCGCCACGGTCAGGGCGGCGGGGCCGCCGATGTCCTCCGGCGCCATATACCTGACGTTCATGCCCTCGTGGACGTCCACGCGCGGGTGGTCGCGGAGCTGCGGCACCAACTGGCCGTGTCCGACGTCGACCGCCACCACCTGTGCGGCACCGCGCCGAAGGAGGACGTCGGTGAAACCGCCGGTGGAGGCACCGGCGTCGAGGCACCTCTTGCCCTGCACCGATACCTCCGGGAAGGCGTCGAGGGCGCCGGCCAGCTTGTGGGCGGCCCGGCTGGCGTAGGTGTCCTGGTCATCAAGTTCGACGGCGAGCTCCCGGGTTTCGTCAACCTGCAGGGAGGCTTTGGCGAGGACCTGGCCTCCAGAGGTGACCTTGCCTTCGGCGATCAGCGAGGCTGCATGTGTGCGCGACCTCGCCAGGCCACGGGCCACAAGGGCCTGGTCTAGGCGGACCGGCATCAGGCTGCCCCGCCGGCGCGGCCGGTTGCCGCCCTGACCTGGTCGATGGGATCGCTGTTCAGGGCGGCCAGCAGTTCGTCGTGGAGTTCGTTGTACACAACTTCGTGATCTGACGAAGGTAGGCCGGGTAGGTCCGAAAGCCTGGCCACCGCCCGCGCCACCTGCGGATCGGTGATCCCGCGCCCGCTGTCCGGGGAGGCCGCCTCCGGCCACTCCGGGGTGGGCTGGGCTGTCGAGTCGTCCGGTTCGGTCAGCTCAGTCATTGAACCAGTCTAGTGATTGAGCCACACCAGCTTGGGTGCCTGCGGGGTTGCGGCGTTCGGCGTCTCCGCCCACCAGGCAGCGCACGCCGCGCGCCAGGAGTCCAGGTCGTCCTGGCTGCCGATGATGCCCACCGCTCCGTTGGCCACGCGTGCCGTCGCTTCCCCGCAAGCGTAGGTGCCGTCGTCGTGCGTCACGTCAGGGTAGGGGCGGTGCAGGTCCGTCAGGTTCCCGATGATGTAGTTGGGCCGTTCCGCGGAGCGCGCCGCAAGGATCGACTCGCGTGTGTCGACGCCGGTCAGCACCGCCACGGTGGCAAAGCCCGCGTTGTTGCCGCCCAGGATGTCCGTGTCCAGCCGGTCCCCCACCACCAGGGGACGCTCGGCGCCGAGCCGTTTGGCCGCGGAGTGGAACAGCGGAGCCTCCGGCTTGCCCGCGACTTTTGGCTGCTGCGCAGTAGCGGCAGCGACGGCCGCAACCAAAGTCCCGTTCCCCGGGGCGATCCCGCGCGCCTGCGGAATCGTCATGTCGGTATTGGTGGCCACCCAAAGGGCGCCGGCGTTCACCACATAGGTGGCCTCCGCCAGCTCCTTCCAGCCAATGGCCGGGCTGAAGCCCTGGACCACGGCCACCGGTTCCTCATCCTGGCTGCCCACCGGCACCAAACCGGCAAGCTCGATTTCGCGGGCCAGCGCCGGGCTGCCGGTAATGAGGATCCGTGACCCGGGTGCCAGCAGCGAAGCAAGCAGGTCCGCTGCCGCCTGGGAGGAGCTGACCACCTGGTTGTCCTCGGCGGGAGCGCCGAGTTCGCGCAGGTGCGCTGCCACCTCTGCCGGGGAACGGGAGGCGTTGTTCGTCACATAGCCCAAACCGATGCCCAGCCCGGAGAGCTGCCGCAGCGACTCCACTGCGCCGGGGATTGCGTGCGGTCCTGCGTACACCACGCCGTCCAGGTCGGCCAGAAGGGCATCGAAGCGGGAAACCAGGGAAACGTCAGTCATGGGAGCCTAGTCCCGCCGTTCTTCATCCGCAAAGGAATCCGCGTTGACGTGGTGTTCCACTGCGTCCTGGTCGTCCACGGCGTCCTCATTGCCGGCCTCGTCCACGGCTGCTGAGCCGGGCTCAAGCTCGTCGTGTTCCACTGAGTCCTGGTCCGACTCGGCGTCGTCGGAAACGAAGTAGTCGGCATCCTGGTCGTCGATGCTGCCGTCCTGGACAGCCTTCGCTTCAGTGGCGCGCGGGTTCCCAGTTCCAGCGGCTTCCGGGGACGCTGCCGTAGTTTCGGGGCCGGTTACAGCTCCGGAGGCCTTGGAAGCACGGTCCAGCATCCGGCGGCGCTCAGCCTCTTCCCGGGCCTCTTCTTCCTCGTCCCAACCGAGGTCGATGATCTCCGGCTCCTCATCCATACCTTGGCCCAGGGCGTTTTCCGCCACTACGGCCTGCCGGCTCCACTTCTGCGACTCTTCGTCGCGCCCCACCGCTGCCAGTGCTTCCGCATAGGCACGGAAGAGACGCGGGCTGTAGGAGAACGCACGGTTGATGTCCAGCTGCGGGATCTCAAGCTCCGCCACTGCCGCATCCAGCTGGCCGAGGTCGGTCCGGGCGCCGGCGGCAACAATGGCCAGTTCGACCTTGCCCGGAGCGTCCAGATCCTGGGCTTCCTCGGAGCGGGCAACGTCAAGGGCGCGGTCGGGCCGGCCCAGGCCACGTTCGCAGTCGGCCATCACGGGCAGGTGCACGTTGGAGCCGCTGATGCGCCGGAAGGTGCGGAACTCGCGGAGCGCCTCGCCGTAGTGGCCGGCAGCGTAAGCCGTCAGGCCAACGGCTTCGCGCACAGCTGCGAGCCTTCCGCCGCGGCGGCTGGCCGCAAGGGCGTGCTGGAACGCCAGCTCGGGCTCATCGTC
Coding sequences within:
- a CDS encoding TlyA family RNA methyltransferase: MPVRLDQALVARGLARSRTHAASLIAEGKVTSGGQVLAKASLQVDETRELAVELDDQDTYASRAAHKLAGALDAFPEVSVQGKRCLDAGASTGGFTDVLLRRGAAQVVAVDVGHGQLVPQLRDHPRVDVHEGMNVRYMAPEDIGGPAALTVADLSFISLTLVVQPLADCTEPGGDLVLMVKPQFEIGKDRLGRTGVVTSERERRMAVEKVARAALDAGLDLCGLAPSPLPGQDGNVEYFLWIKRRISKDLPKIKEREAAAAALLGQIWPNH
- a CDS encoding HAD-IIA family hydrolase, whose product is MTDVSLVSRFDALLADLDGVVYAGPHAIPGAVESLRQLSGLGIGLGYVTNNASRSPAEVAAHLRELGAPAEDNQVVSSSQAAADLLASLLAPGSRILITGSPALAREIELAGLVPVGSQDEEPVAVVQGFSPAIGWKELAEATYVVNAGALWVATNTDMTIPQARGIAPGNGTLVAAVAAATAQQPKVAGKPEAPLFHSAAKRLGAERPLVVGDRLDTDILGGNNAGFATVAVLTGVDTRESILAARSAERPNYIIGNLTDLHRPYPDVTHDDGTYACGEATARVANGAVGIIGSQDDLDSWRAACAAWWAETPNAATPQAPKLVWLNH
- a CDS encoding NAD kinase; the encoded protein is MSRRVLVLAHTGREESLKAAWEACALLHASGMVPVMQESELGDMERFFGHLAQPVEVLHDHVQLPDVELVMVLGGDGTILRAAELVREVDVPLLGVNLGHVGFLAESERADLAQTVEWVASREYTVEERMTIDVQVWVRGQKIWHTWALNEAAIEKANRERMLEVVTEVDERPLTSFGSDGIVLATPTGSTAYAFSAGGPVVWPEVEALVIVPISAHALFAKPLVVSPRSKLAVEVLGRTDAQGVLWCDGRRSVDLPPGARVEVTKSATPVRLARTHQTPFSARLVRKFELPIHGWRGPLPKTEAVHTGPIPVVRTPRPMPPLPVPHVENPGSDPDPSTAK
- the recN gene encoding DNA repair protein RecN — encoded protein: MLEELRIRDLGVITDATLPLGPGLSVVTGETGAGKTMVVTAVGLLLGARSDAGAVRSGAKSATAEAVLKLDTGHPAVARALDAGADAEEFDGGTELILARRLGADGRSRAFLGGRAAPVGVLAEIGESLVVVHGQTDQIRLKGATAQREALDKFAGEALAKPLAAYQDLYSRWKASQAELDSLRSAARDRLREAESLEAALAEIDDVDPQPGEDELLKAEAVKLANVEELRIAASTAHQALIAEDFGEAGDATTLVDSAKRTLEHVAEHDAELGSAAARLAEVGFLLNDIATELASYQAGLDSEGPERLAEIEDRRAALAKLVRKYAPTIDEVLEWADKARVRFDELQDDSSRIEALDAEVVRAEADLKKQSAAISKIRAKAAKDLSARVSAELKALAMADATLVINVDPAAQLGPYGADEISFLLQPHSGAPARPLGKGASGGELSRVMLAIEVVLAAVDPVPTFVFDEVDAGVGGRAAVEIGRRLAMLARHVQVLVVTHLPQVAAFADQHITVTKTSVRGADGGTATGFTSSDVRLLDEPERVRELARMLAGQEDSESAQAHARELLDDAKLLPQRA